The following proteins come from a genomic window of Sorghum bicolor cultivar BTx623 chromosome 3, Sorghum_bicolor_NCBIv3, whole genome shotgun sequence:
- the LOC8084873 gene encoding cytochrome P450 72A15: MEASAVPRHHPHQEQIDRFQSTAMAIVALELLYVLGGLVALRLAWQVLEWGWLSPRRLGRALRSEGLHGTAYRFPAGDAKEEERLLAAARTKPMPSLSHAISARVEPLVHNAIQEHGKISMVWFGPTPRVILSDPKLVREVLSNKFRHLQKPKLPSNFIKLIAQGLTVHEGEKWALHRKIIKPAFHLEKLKKMLPAFTACTSELVSRWEDSMGCDKEREIDVWPELQDLTGDTISRAAFGSSLTEGRRIFRIQSEQVQIANGMTNLYIPGYTYLPTKLNRKIKANAREVEALLKGIITKREMAMKNGGHADDSDLLGMLMQSNIEESHDGSGSSKPVMTMEDIIGELKLFYFAGMETTSVLLTWTLVVLSTHPEWQDRAREEVLQVFGKKNQPDINGTNNLKLMTMVLYEVLRLYPPITAFDRQTYKEVELGGVKYPPGVTLSLPIVAIHHDPDLWGEDVEEFRPERFANGISKASKDAPAFFPFGWGPRICVGQNFALLEAKVALAMMLQRFSFGLSPSYTHAPFAVSTLQPDHGAQIVVKKI; the protein is encoded by the exons ATGGAGGCCAGCGCCGTTCCTCGTCACCATCCCCATCAAGAGCAGATCGATCGATTTCAATCCACAGCAATGGCGATTGTTGCATTAGAGCTGCTCTACGTGCTGGGAGGCTTGGTGGCCCTGCGGTTGGCATGGCAGGTGCTGGAGTGGGGCTGGCTGAGCCCCCGGAGGCTGGGCCGGGCGCTGCGGTCGGAGGGCCTCCATGGCACCGCGTACCGCTTCCCGGCCGGCGACGCCAAGGAGGAGGAGCGTCTCCTGGCGGCGGCACGAACCAAGCCGATGCCTTCGCTGTCGCACGCAATCAGCGCTCGGGTAGAGCCACTCGTCCACAATGCCATCCAAGAACATG GTAAAATTTCGATGGTCTGGTTCGGCCCTACACCGCGAGTGATCCTCAGTGACCCCAAGCTAGTCCGTGAAGTGCTATCTAACAAGTTCAGGCACTTGCAAAAACCCAAGCTGCCCTCGAATTTCATCAAGCTGATCGCCCAGGGGCTGACGGTTCACGAGGGCGAGAAATGGGCCCTCCATCGGAAGATCATCAAGCCTGCTTTCCATCTCGAGAAGTTGAAG AAAATGCTGCCGGCTTTCACTGCCTGCACCAGCGAGCTGGTGAGTAGATGGGAGGACTCGATGGGGTGTGACAAGGAGCGCGAGATAGATGTCTGGCCGGAGCTGCAGGACCTCACCGGCGACACCATCTCCCGCGCAGCATTTGGTAGCAGCTTAACTGAAGGGAGAAGGATCTTCCGGATACAGTCCGAGCAAGTCCAAATTGCCAATGGCATGACAAACCTATACATCCCGGGTTATAC CTACCTACCAACCAAACTGAACAGAAAGATCAAAGCAAACGCACGAGAGGTCGAAGCGCTGCTGAAAGGCATCATCACCAAGCGGGAGATGGCCATGAAGAATGGTGGCCATGCTGATGACAGCGACCTGCTAGGCATGCTAATGCAGTCCAACATTGAAGAGAGCCATGATGGAAGCGGAAGCTCCAAACCAGTGATGACCATGGAAGACATCATCGGCGAGCTGAAGCTGTTCTACTTCGCCGGAATGGAGACAACTTCCGTGCTGCTCACATGGACACTGGTCGTGCTGAGCACGCACCCCGAGTGGCAAGACCGCGCCCGGGAGGAGGTTCTGCAGGTTTTCGGCAAGAAGAATCAACCGGATATCAATGGCACAAATAATTTGAAACTG ATGACCATGGTTTTATACGAGGTCCTTAGGTTGTACCCACCGATCACAGCTTTTGACCGGCAAACGTACAAGGAGGTGGAGCTGGGAGGGGTCAAGTACCCACCCGGAGTGACACTCTCGCTACCAATAGTGGCCATTCATCATGACCCGGATCTGTGGGGAGAAGACGTGGAGGAGTTCAGGCCAGAGAGGTTTGCTAACGGCATCTCCAAGGCGTCCAAAGACGCGCCGGCGTTCTTCCCCTTTGGCTGGGGGCCGCGGATCTGCGTCGGCCAGAACTTTGCGCTGCTGGAGGCCAAGGTAGCACTGGCCATGATGCTGCAACGCTTCTCGTTTGGGCTCTCACCGTCCTACACGCACGCACCATTCGCCGTCTCCACACTGCAGCCGGACCACGGGGCACAGATCGTGGTGAAGAAAATTTAA